In Psychrobacter ciconiae, the following are encoded in one genomic region:
- a CDS encoding DEAD/DEAH box helicase, with protein MNQFSTFSDFPLSEPLLKAVADLGFTHLTPIQAQILPFTLAHQDAIGQAQTGTGKTATFLITIIEALLKRPFLEDEPRYLGEPRAVVMAPTRELALQIFEDCQALTKFTKLHSVCVMGGTNYETQQQELERSFVDILIATPGRLIDLMQKGMVFLDRVEVLVLDEADRMLDMGFIPDIKRLVGRMPPNTDRQSLLFSATFNQDVMNLAYRWLFEPQFVEIEPEHKTSELVEQHFYLLTEKQKLAALERIISDANMQKMIVFANRKDQVKRLYQKLNHNHEVVMLSGDVIQQKREKYLQRFKDGKAKILVATDVAGRGIHVDDVSHVVNFTLPDQPDDYVHRIGRTGRAGQTGVSISFVSEDDAFNLPQLEDHLKIKLVLEQWQP; from the coding sequence TTGAATCAATTTAGCACATTTAGCGATTTTCCGCTGTCTGAGCCGCTGCTAAAAGCGGTGGCTGACTTAGGATTTACTCATCTAACGCCCATCCAAGCGCAGATTTTGCCATTTACGCTTGCTCATCAAGATGCCATTGGTCAGGCGCAAACCGGAACAGGGAAAACCGCTACTTTTTTAATCACTATTATTGAAGCGTTGCTAAAACGACCGTTTTTGGAGGATGAGCCGCGCTATTTGGGTGAGCCAAGAGCGGTAGTGATGGCACCGACGCGCGAGCTTGCGCTGCAGATTTTTGAAGATTGTCAAGCGTTGACTAAGTTTACAAAGCTGCACAGCGTTTGTGTGATGGGTGGTACTAATTACGAAACTCAGCAGCAAGAGCTTGAGCGAAGCTTTGTGGATATTTTAATTGCCACGCCAGGGCGCTTGATTGATTTGATGCAAAAAGGAATGGTCTTTTTAGATCGCGTTGAAGTATTGGTGCTTGATGAAGCCGATCGAATGCTTGATATGGGATTTATTCCAGACATTAAGCGCTTGGTTGGTCGAATGCCGCCTAATACCGATCGGCAAAGCTTACTATTTTCGGCGACCTTTAACCAAGATGTGATGAATCTGGCTTATCGCTGGCTGTTTGAGCCGCAGTTTGTCGAAATTGAGCCTGAACACAAAACCAGTGAACTGGTTGAGCAGCATTTTTATTTGTTGACCGAAAAGCAAAAGCTTGCCGCGCTTGAGCGTATTATTAGTGATGCAAATATGCAAAAAATGATTGTTTTTGCTAATCGTAAAGACCAAGTCAAGCGCCTGTATCAAAAGCTCAATCACAATCATGAGGTGGTGATGCTGTCGGGGGATGTGATTCAGCAAAAACGTGAAAAATACTTGCAGCGCTTTAAAGACGGTAAAGCAAAGATTTTGGTAGCAACGGACGTTGCTGGTCGCGGTATTCATGTGGATGACGTCAGCCACGTGGTCAACTTTACGTTGCCCGATCAGCCAGACGACTATGTTCACCGAATTGGGAGAACCGGTCGCGCCGGTCAAACAGGGGTCAGTATCAGCTTTGTCAGCGAAGATGATGCCTTTAACTTGCCGCAGCTTGAAGACCATTTAAAGATAAAACTGGTGCTTGAGCAGTGGCAGCCATAA
- the aroQ gene encoding type II 3-dehydroquinate dehydratase, giving the protein MASVQSNAEVSATSFHNRILVVNGVNLNLLGKREPHIYGYTTLADIEAGLIARAAKFGVELICCQSNHEGTLIDDIQHFGLLGDTQVDAVIINPGAFTHTSVALRDALLSTQKPFIEVHLSNVHARESFRQVSYLSDVATGVICGLGKLGYQMALDYWLTELYGVELTA; this is encoded by the coding sequence ATGGCTTCTGTCCAAAGCAACGCTGAGGTTTCCGCAACTTCATTTCATAACCGCATTTTAGTCGTCAATGGTGTTAATTTAAATCTTCTTGGTAAGCGCGAGCCGCATATTTATGGTTATACGACTCTTGCAGATATTGAGGCGGGGCTGATTGCTCGCGCCGCAAAATTTGGCGTTGAGCTTATTTGCTGCCAGTCCAACCATGAAGGCACCTTGATTGATGATATTCAACATTTTGGGCTGCTTGGCGACACTCAAGTTGATGCGGTTATTATCAACCCAGGGGCGTTTACTCATACCTCAGTTGCCCTTCGTGATGCCCTGCTTTCGACCCAAAAGCCCTTTATTGAGGTGCATCTGTCCAACGTCCACGCTCGCGAAAGCTTTCGGCAGGTGTCTTATTTAAGTGATGTGGCAACTGGGGTGATTTGTGGTTTAGGAAAGCTTGGTTATCAGATGGCGCTTGATTATTGGTTGACTGAGCTTTATGGCGTAGAATTAACGGCTTAA
- a CDS encoding ABC1 kinase family protein produces MAKSSGKRFIKLAGMTASIAGKAAKNSLKHLSSDEEKRLQARSELLQDVGIQIADTLGEMKGAVMKVGQIASQYKDVFPAEVATALEKLQKDAPPMPFLQIKSQVERELGAPLDELFLDFEEIPFAAASIGQVHRATLPSNQNVVVKVQYPDVDKNCDSDLKQVRMALKIAGVLNMSRDLQEQLFLEIRQSLEDELDYIKEAQNIRVFGAFHSRDEGIIIPRVISSHSSRRVLTLTEERGESLAIAATWDNDIKQKIARHLFHFTAGQLFGLYRVHCDPHPGNFAFKEDGSVIAYDFGGIKNYSDREIQLFLRFVRHAVSFDVTALEQDLRALGIRREDDSHVPAEFYKAWLDIGMKPLSIPPAFEGEFDFAKSQVHHDVIRQMRSALKYFNQFQPSPMTMMMDRTVSGQYWNLVNLGVKIDLSPLVYEYLNRNEPNRDQR; encoded by the coding sequence ATGGCAAAATCGTCCGGAAAACGCTTTATAAAATTGGCTGGAATGACCGCAAGCATTGCAGGAAAGGCTGCAAAAAACTCCTTAAAGCACCTCTCAAGCGACGAAGAAAAACGCCTGCAAGCGCGATCGGAGTTGCTGCAAGACGTTGGGATTCAGATTGCCGATACCTTAGGTGAGATGAAAGGCGCGGTGATGAAAGTTGGGCAAATCGCCTCACAATATAAAGATGTGTTTCCGGCAGAGGTGGCAACGGCGCTTGAAAAGCTACAAAAAGACGCGCCGCCGATGCCGTTTTTGCAAATCAAATCGCAAGTCGAGCGTGAGCTTGGCGCGCCGCTTGATGAGTTATTTTTGGACTTTGAAGAAATACCGTTTGCCGCTGCCTCCATCGGTCAAGTTCATAGAGCAACGCTACCGTCCAATCAAAACGTGGTGGTCAAGGTCCAATATCCAGATGTCGATAAAAACTGCGACAGCGACTTAAAACAAGTCCGCATGGCATTGAAAATCGCCGGCGTGTTAAACATGAGCCGCGATCTTCAAGAGCAGCTGTTTTTGGAGATTCGCCAAAGTCTTGAAGATGAACTTGATTATATTAAAGAGGCGCAAAATATCCGTGTGTTTGGCGCGTTCCATTCCCGTGACGAGGGGATTATCATCCCGCGCGTCATTAGCAGCCACTCCTCTCGGCGCGTCTTAACCCTAACTGAGGAGCGCGGCGAAAGCCTTGCCATTGCAGCGACGTGGGACAATGACATCAAACAAAAAATTGCGCGGCATTTATTTCACTTCACCGCAGGGCAACTGTTTGGCTTATACCGTGTTCACTGTGACCCGCATCCGGGCAACTTTGCTTTTAAAGAAGATGGCAGCGTCATTGCTTATGATTTTGGCGGCATTAAAAACTATAGCGACCGCGAGATTCAGCTGTTTTTACGCTTTGTTCGCCATGCTGTCAGCTTCGATGTGACCGCCCTTGAGCAGGATTTACGCGCGCTTGGGATTCGCCGTGAGGATGACAGTCATGTTCCGGCAGAGTTTTATAAAGCTTGGCTTGATATCGGCATGAAGCCGTTATCTATCCCGCCGGCTTTTGAGGGAGAATTTGATTTTGCCAAAAGCCAAGTTCATCATGACGTGATCCGCCAAATGCGCAGTGCTTTAAAATATTTTAATCAATTTCAGCCCTCGCCCATGACCATGATGATGGATAGGACGGTTTCGGGGCAATATTGGAACTTGGTCAATTTGGGCGTTAAAATTGACTTATCGCCGCTCGTTTATGAGTATTTAAACCGCAATGAGCCAAATCGCGATCAGCGGTAA
- a CDS encoding sulfite exporter TauE/SafE family protein has translation MTIALVVAAVLMGFFGSPHCLGMCGGLVSAFGLSMQDASPAKRRALVATYHLGRLLSYATLGLIAGLVGTTVLAPLIADNNLPRILLGLVLVFVGMVMLGAPFLTKLERLGMKFWQLLAPIRKKVFPLNTFPRALSAGLLWGFLPCGLVYGALLIAVVGHSPVTGAALMFAFGLGTVPMLVATHETVGWLRGHIGRLRLRQMNGAIMMLSGAAVIAVPIAMSSLHGDHGSHGGHSGHAQHMPAMTSDAHPPAHMDMSHEIQDAHNNHQDMPMEHYH, from the coding sequence GTGACTATAGCGTTAGTTGTTGCTGCCGTATTGATGGGATTTTTCGGCTCACCGCATTGTCTTGGAATGTGCGGTGGTCTGGTGAGCGCTTTTGGACTGTCGATGCAGGATGCTTCCCCTGCCAAGCGCCGCGCCTTAGTGGCGACCTATCATTTAGGGCGACTGCTGAGCTATGCCACGCTTGGGTTGATTGCCGGATTGGTTGGGACAACTGTGCTAGCGCCGCTGATTGCAGATAACAACTTACCGCGCATTTTATTAGGTCTGGTGCTGGTTTTTGTGGGAATGGTGATGCTTGGGGCGCCTTTTTTGACGAAGCTTGAGCGCTTAGGAATGAAATTTTGGCAACTGCTGGCGCCGATTCGCAAAAAAGTATTTCCATTAAACACGTTTCCAAGGGCATTAAGCGCAGGGCTACTTTGGGGCTTTTTGCCTTGCGGCTTAGTCTATGGTGCGCTGCTTATAGCTGTCGTTGGTCACAGCCCAGTGACGGGCGCGGCGCTCATGTTTGCCTTTGGTCTTGGTACCGTTCCGATGTTGGTGGCGACCCACGAAACCGTCGGCTGGCTTCGCGGTCACATTGGGCGCTTACGCCTTCGCCAAATGAACGGCGCGATTATGATGCTATCAGGCGCGGCTGTCATTGCTGTTCCGATTGCCATGAGCAGCTTGCATGGCGATCATGGATCGCATGGGGGTCATAGTGGTCACGCTCAGCACATGCCAGCCATGACATCTGACGCTCACCCCCCTGCTCATATGGACATGAGCCATGAAATCCAAGACGCTCATAACAACCATCAGGACATGCCCATGGAACACTATCATTAA
- a CDS encoding cold-shock protein, which yields MSAREQGTVKWFNDSKGFGFIQRDSGEDIFVHFRAIQGDGYRSLKDGEKVEFTVVEGQKGLQAEEVRKIEG from the coding sequence ATGTCAGCTCGTGAACAAGGTACTGTTAAGTGGTTCAATGATTCCAAAGGTTTTGGGTTTATCCAACGCGACAGCGGTGAAGACATTTTTGTCCATTTTCGCGCGATTCAAGGTGACGGCTACCGCTCACTAAAAGATGGCGAAAAGGTTGAGTTTACCGTAGTTGAAGGTCAAAAAGGTCTGCAAGCTGAAGAGGTCAGAAAAATCGAAGGCTAA
- a CDS encoding YdcF family protein: MTANPQKSVKPKSLLSKRLWRYYLRSAERAIKVFKVIHVLFIGGSTAIILVIVSLFTPIFSKSVLYVLNHLPIPAMTGAAVQSPPSAYVVLGGGLTNDHANQVILNNFTLNRVRTAAAAYRHLPLPVVISGAEAPWMEQWLSEHGVTGIISENASMNTCENARFTAKRIPLHHIYLITDAYHMARARRQFALNNINVTPINAPLPTALNWAEPAQNLSHSRRAVYELAAYFRDVLKPQADCRNLDEVSFDELKTPRDQLVKTF, from the coding sequence ATGACCGCTAACCCTCAAAAATCCGTAAAACCCAAGTCGCTCTTATCAAAGCGGCTTTGGCGCTATTATCTGCGCTCGGCGGAACGCGCGATCAAGGTTTTTAAAGTCATCCATGTGCTCTTTATCGGTGGCTCAACGGCTATTATCTTAGTGATTGTCAGCCTATTTACCCCTATTTTTTCAAAATCTGTGCTTTATGTTCTCAATCATCTGCCGATACCTGCCATGACAGGTGCGGCGGTCCAATCACCGCCAAGCGCTTATGTGGTTCTTGGCGGCGGCTTGACCAACGACCATGCCAACCAAGTCATTTTAAATAACTTTACCCTAAATCGTGTCCGAACAGCGGCAGCCGCTTATCGCCATTTGCCGCTACCGGTGGTGATCAGCGGGGCTGAAGCACCTTGGATGGAGCAATGGCTCAGCGAGCATGGGGTAACCGGCATTATCAGCGAAAATGCCAGCATGAATACCTGCGAAAATGCCCGATTTACCGCCAAGCGCATTCCGCTGCATCATATTTATCTGATTACCGATGCCTATCATATGGCGCGAGCGCGGCGGCAATTTGCTCTAAATAACATTAACGTGACCCCAATAAACGCCCCACTGCCAACCGCCCTTAATTGGGCAGAACCTGCACAAAACCTAAGCCATTCTCGCCGTGCCGTTTATGAGCTTGCCGCTTACTTTCGCGACGTGCTAAAACCGCAAGCTGACTGCCGCAATCTTGATGAGGTCAGCTTTGATGAGCTTAAAACCCCTCGCGATCAGCTTGTAAAGACGTTTTAG
- a CDS encoding RNA-binding S4 domain-containing protein yields the protein MTNQRHKNSDTLPAKVRLDKWLWAARFYRTRTLAKEAIDSGRVHFGGSRVKSSKEIAVGDELTIRQGSATAMTEKVVIVEALSIQRSNATAAQELYSETQESIERRVYYSEQRKLANLARPDNRPNKKQRRDLQRFKDSHD from the coding sequence ATGACCAATCAGCGCCACAAAAATAGTGACACCCTACCTGCCAAAGTACGCTTGGATAAGTGGCTTTGGGCAGCGCGGTTTTATCGAACTCGAACCCTTGCCAAAGAAGCGATTGATAGCGGTCGCGTTCATTTTGGCGGCAGCCGTGTTAAAAGCAGCAAAGAGATTGCCGTCGGTGACGAGCTGACCATTCGCCAAGGCTCAGCCACTGCCATGACCGAAAAAGTGGTCATCGTTGAGGCGCTATCGATTCAGCGCAGCAATGCCACCGCTGCTCAAGAGCTGTATTCTGAGACGCAAGAAAGCATCGAGCGGCGCGTTTATTATAGTGAACAGCGCAAACTTGCCAACCTTGCCCGCCCTGACAATCGTCCTAACAAAAAACAGCGCCGAGATTTGCAGCGCTTTAAAGACAGCCACGATTAA
- a CDS encoding arsenic transporter, with translation MLAFVIFIVTLVLVIWQPKGLGIGWSALGGALAALLLGVVQWADVAVVWQIVWDATFTFVALIIISLILDKAGFFGWAALVVVNRGQGRGRLLFCMIVLLGALISAFFANDGAALLLTPIVIAILLRLEFSPAAALAFIIATGFIADTASLPFITSNLVNIVSANYFGIGFGRYAQVMLPVNIVSVIATLAVLWGVYWCQIPKHYLKINLSAPETAIVDPLVFKAAFPLLIVLLMTYFATEALKIPIAVVTGIAALILLALASRFWQKGRGAVISVNEILRQAPWQIVLFSVGMYLVVYGLGNAGLTAFGAQLLTWLGAQGAVVATLGTGVLSAIVASVMNNLPSTLVGALAIDSAQVPAATRELMIYANVIGNDLGPKFTPIGSLATLLWLHVLSEKGYHVSWGQYMKVGLLITPPILLLTLLALVFWLPVLNGA, from the coding sequence ATGCTGGCTTTCGTTATTTTTATTGTGACTTTGGTTTTGGTTATTTGGCAACCAAAAGGCTTAGGGATTGGTTGGAGTGCGCTGGGCGGCGCGCTGGCAGCGCTGTTGTTAGGTGTGGTTCAGTGGGCAGATGTGGCAGTAGTTTGGCAAATTGTTTGGGATGCGACTTTCACCTTTGTGGCGCTGATTATTATTTCGCTGATTTTAGACAAAGCAGGATTTTTTGGTTGGGCGGCTTTGGTGGTGGTCAATCGCGGTCAAGGTCGCGGTCGATTGCTGTTTTGTATGATTGTGCTGTTGGGCGCGCTGATATCGGCGTTTTTTGCCAATGATGGGGCAGCGCTACTGTTAACGCCGATTGTTATTGCTATTTTACTGCGGTTAGAGTTTTCGCCTGCCGCCGCCTTAGCATTCATTATCGCCACAGGATTTATTGCAGATACCGCAAGCTTGCCGTTCATCACTTCAAATTTGGTAAATATTGTGAGCGCCAATTATTTTGGCATTGGCTTTGGGCGTTATGCTCAGGTGATGCTGCCGGTCAACATCGTCTCGGTGATAGCCACCCTTGCGGTGCTTTGGGGCGTCTATTGGTGTCAGATTCCAAAACATTATCTCAAAATCAATCTGAGCGCTCCTGAAACGGCGATTGTTGATCCGCTGGTGTTTAAAGCCGCCTTTCCACTATTGATCGTTTTGCTCATGACGTATTTTGCAACTGAAGCTTTAAAAATTCCGATTGCTGTGGTGACGGGGATTGCAGCGCTGATCTTGCTGGCGCTGGCAAGTCGATTTTGGCAAAAAGGTCGCGGCGCGGTGATTTCGGTGAACGAGATTTTGCGGCAAGCGCCTTGGCAAATCGTACTGTTTTCCGTTGGCATGTACTTGGTTGTTTATGGTCTGGGAAATGCAGGATTGACGGCTTTTGGCGCGCAACTGTTAACTTGGCTTGGCGCTCAAGGGGCGGTCGTGGCAACTTTAGGAACGGGGGTTTTATCGGCTATTGTGGCTTCGGTCATGAACAATTTGCCTTCAACGCTTGTGGGAGCGCTTGCGATAGATAGCGCTCAAGTTCCGGCAGCAACTCGGGAGCTGATGATTTATGCCAATGTTATCGGTAATGATTTGGGACCTAAATTTACCCCGATTGGCAGTTTGGCGACGTTATTGTGGCTGCATGTGTTGTCAGAAAAAGGCTATCACGTCAGTTGGGGTCAATATATGAAAGTCGGCTTGCTCATCACGCCGCCTATATTGCTGCTTACTTTATTAGCGTTGGTTTTTTGGCTTCCTGTATTAAATGGGGCTTAA
- the murB gene encoding UDP-N-acetylmuramate dehydrogenase, protein MTQALCLNDSANPLICSPELSQQQTMAATDNDLSKLNTMALSCQAAQVVRLDSETALEAFFATFDAKKPLFVLSGGSNVLLPSYLDAMVLRPLMMGISTLNQSANEVTIEVMAGENWHELVQFTVNQGWFGLENLALIPGLTGAAPVQNIGAYGVQLEDYLTHVHAFHLPSQSWKTLSKKECQFGYRDSIFKREPNTWIITKVGFKLHKDTSRLLTSYGDVAAVAQSLAEKNNQKSATPIDVMNAIISIRQQKLPDPKVLANCGSFFQNPVIPKTQFDRLKAQFPNLPSYPMPDHQVKIAAGWLIDQSGLKGGGIAPILTHQKQALVLTNHAPLHATQDDVACAQDWIINKVYSKFGITLVREPVWVNRDGSLGQGGHDR, encoded by the coding sequence ATGACTCAAGCTTTGTGCCTTAATGACAGCGCCAACCCCTTGATTTGCTCCCCTGAGTTAAGTCAGCAGCAAACAATGGCAGCAACTGACAACGATTTATCCAAGCTCAACACCATGGCGCTGTCTTGTCAAGCGGCGCAAGTGGTACGGCTTGATTCTGAAACGGCATTAGAAGCGTTTTTTGCCACTTTTGATGCCAAAAAGCCTTTATTTGTCTTATCAGGCGGCAGTAATGTGCTATTGCCAAGCTATCTTGATGCTATGGTTCTGCGACCATTAATGATGGGGATTAGTACGCTAAACCAATCCGCTAATGAGGTCACTATCGAGGTGATGGCGGGCGAAAACTGGCATGAGCTGGTACAGTTTACGGTCAATCAAGGCTGGTTTGGACTTGAGAACTTAGCCCTCATTCCGGGGCTTACGGGCGCCGCTCCCGTTCAAAATATCGGCGCTTATGGCGTTCAATTGGAAGATTATTTAACCCACGTTCACGCCTTTCACTTGCCAAGCCAATCTTGGAAAACCTTATCAAAAAAAGAGTGCCAGTTTGGCTACCGTGATAGCATTTTTAAACGCGAACCGAACACGTGGATTATTACTAAAGTTGGGTTTAAGCTGCACAAAGATACAAGCCGCTTGCTGACAAGCTATGGCGATGTGGCAGCAGTGGCACAATCATTGGCAGAAAAAAACAATCAAAAATCCGCCACGCCTATTGATGTGATGAACGCCATCATTAGTATTCGCCAGCAAAAGCTTCCTGACCCCAAAGTCTTAGCAAACTGCGGCAGCTTTTTTCAAAATCCGGTGATTCCAAAAACGCAATTTGACCGCTTAAAAGCGCAATTTCCAAATTTACCGTCATATCCCATGCCCGATCATCAAGTAAAAATTGCCGCAGGTTGGCTGATTGACCAATCAGGGCTGAAAGGTGGCGGTATTGCACCGATTTTAACCCATCAGAAGCAGGCGCTGGTGTTGACCAATCATGCCCCGCTTCATGCCACCCAAGATGATGTGGCTTGCGCTCAAGATTGGATTATCAACAAGGTATATTCAAAATTTGGTATCACCTTAGTTCGCGAACCAGTTTGGGTCAATCGCGATGGCAGCCTAGGGCAAGGCGGTCATGACCGCTAA
- the ccoS gene encoding cbb3-type cytochrome oxidase assembly protein CcoS: protein MLSIFLLIPLSLMLFVVAIWAVRFAVKSNQFEDLDNASQRVILDDRQERRQTLQAFDPEPTKPSSTPKGSKD, encoded by the coding sequence ATGCTTAGTATATTTTTATTAATTCCGCTTAGCCTCATGCTGTTTGTGGTGGCGATTTGGGCGGTGCGCTTTGCTGTCAAATCCAATCAGTTCGAAGATTTAGACAACGCCTCTCAGCGCGTCATTTTAGATGACCGTCAAGAGCGCCGGCAAACGCTACAAGCATTTGATCCCGAGCCTACCAAGCCTTCTTCAACGCCCAAAGGCAGCAAAGACTAG
- the ilvA gene encoding threonine ammonia-lyase, biosynthetic: MLSHWVRAILQATVYDVAIQTPLDPAPKLTQRFGNDIRFKREDLQPVFSFKLRGAYNRISQLSDAQKARGVICASAGNHAQGVAYSAQRLSLNNIIVMPTTTPDIKVDAVKALGGHVDLFGDSFDDANRYAMARAESEGLTFIPPYDDELVIAGQGTIALELTQQWRDMDYVFVAVGGGGLISGVAAFLGEVAPHVKVIAVEASEAASLKAALEADERVRLPQVGLFADGVAVAQIGKLPFDVVRMQKSDGSGAVVDPEVITCTNDEVCAAVKDVFEENRSIVEPAGALAIAGMKKYIQAHHLKNKNCVGIICGANMNFDRLRYIAERTEIGEKKEAIFAVTIPEQTGAFLNFCRSLQGRNITEFNYRADNRLSPDSMEPAAIFVGIALKDGENERQTISNQLATDGYSAYDLTDDDIAKSHIRHLIGGHAHVDNEQLLKITFPERPGALLSFLEKLGNDFNITLFHYRNHGAAEGRVLVGLQASDSNSRQLQDALLDIGYQCTVISDNIGYQLFLK, from the coding sequence ATGTTGTCGCACTGGGTTCGGGCTATCTTGCAAGCCACCGTTTATGATGTTGCCATTCAAACCCCCCTTGATCCTGCCCCGAAATTGACCCAGCGCTTTGGCAACGACATTCGCTTTAAACGTGAAGATTTGCAGCCGGTATTTTCTTTTAAGCTTCGCGGCGCTTATAACCGCATCAGCCAACTTAGCGACGCGCAAAAAGCACGTGGCGTGATTTGCGCCTCTGCGGGCAATCATGCTCAAGGCGTGGCTTATTCTGCTCAGCGCTTGAGTCTTAACAATATCATCGTCATGCCAACCACAACACCGGATATCAAGGTTGACGCGGTAAAAGCGCTTGGCGGTCACGTTGATTTGTTTGGCGATAGCTTTGATGATGCCAACCGCTACGCCATGGCTCGCGCCGAAAGTGAAGGTTTGACCTTTATTCCGCCTTACGATGATGAACTGGTAATAGCCGGTCAAGGGACAATTGCGCTTGAGCTAACTCAGCAGTGGCGCGACATGGATTATGTGTTTGTTGCGGTTGGTGGCGGTGGCTTGATTTCAGGCGTTGCCGCATTTTTGGGCGAGGTTGCGCCGCATGTCAAGGTCATCGCCGTGGAAGCCTCTGAGGCGGCAAGTTTAAAGGCAGCGCTTGAGGCTGATGAGCGCGTCCGACTGCCTCAAGTTGGCTTATTCGCTGATGGCGTGGCGGTGGCGCAAATTGGCAAATTGCCGTTTGACGTGGTTCGCATGCAAAAAAGCGATGGCTCAGGCGCGGTCGTTGACCCTGAAGTGATCACTTGCACCAATGATGAAGTTTGCGCCGCGGTCAAAGACGTTTTTGAAGAAAACCGCAGCATCGTTGAGCCGGCAGGCGCGCTTGCCATCGCCGGAATGAAAAAATATATCCAAGCCCATCATTTAAAAAATAAAAACTGCGTCGGCATCATTTGCGGCGCGAATATGAACTTTGACCGTTTACGATATATCGCCGAGCGTACCGAAATCGGTGAGAAAAAAGAAGCCATTTTTGCGGTGACCATCCCTGAACAAACCGGCGCGTTTTTAAACTTCTGCCGCAGTCTTCAAGGTCGAAACATTACCGAATTTAACTACCGCGCGGACAACAGGCTCTCCCCTGACTCAATGGAACCTGCCGCCATCTTTGTTGGCATTGCCTTAAAAGACGGTGAAAATGAACGTCAAACCATCAGCAATCAGCTTGCCACCGATGGTTACAGCGCTTATGACTTAACTGATGATGACATTGCCAAATCGCACATCCGCCATCTGATCGGCGGTCATGCCCACGTCGACAACGAGCAACTGCTAAAAATCACCTTTCCTGAACGCCCTGGCGCGCTGCTTAGCTTTTTAGAAAAGCTTGGCAATGACTTTAACATCACCTTATTTCACTACCGCAATCATGGCGCGGCAGAAGGTCGGGTTTTGGTAGGATTGCAAGCGTCCGACAGCAACTCAAGACAGCTTCAAGACGCGCTCCTTGACATTGGCTATCAGTGTACCGTCATCAGCGACAATATCGGCTATCAGTTGTTTTTAAAGTAG
- the arsC gene encoding arsenate reductase (glutaredoxin) (This arsenate reductase requires both glutathione and glutaredoxin to convert arsenate to arsenite, after which the efflux transporter formed by ArsA and ArsB can extrude the arsenite from the cell, providing resistance.): protein MTSLIYHNPKCSTSRNALAIMTASGEPPKVIEYLKNPPTRDELVQLLAVMDITPRALLRNKEPIYQELGLDDPALTDDEIVDALIAHPRLMNRPIVVTDKGAALCRPLERVFTLLANPVSQFTKENGEVIYHDLHGL from the coding sequence ATGACCTCGCTGATTTATCATAACCCAAAATGTAGTACGTCCCGAAACGCGCTTGCCATCATGACCGCCTCGGGAGAGCCGCCAAAAGTTATAGAATATCTAAAAAATCCGCCCACTCGTGATGAGTTGGTTCAGTTGTTGGCAGTCATGGATATCACGCCGCGAGCGCTGCTCCGAAATAAAGAGCCGATTTATCAAGAGCTTGGTTTGGACGATCCGGCATTGACCGATGATGAGATTGTCGATGCCCTCATCGCGCACCCTAGGTTAATGAACCGTCCGATTGTCGTCACCGATAAAGGCGCGGCGTTGTGCCGACCGTTAGAGCGTGTTTTTACCTTATTGGCAAATCCTGTAAGCCAATTTACGAAAGAAAACGGCGAGGTGATTTATCATGATTTGCATGGGCTTTAA